DNA sequence from the Streptomyces canus genome:
CGCACGCGAGCGGGGCCGTACGCCGCTCTTCGACCAGTACGAGGAAGGCGACCGGCCGCGCGCGGCCAACGAGTGACGGACGGGGCGGGATCACCGCGCCCTGACCAGCCGGGAACGGATTTCCAAGCACCCGGACCGGGATGCTAGAGTTTCACTCGTTGCAAGGGCCTGTGGCGCAGTCTGGTAGCGCACCTCGTTCGCATCGAGGGGGTCTGGGGTTCAAATCCCCACAGGTCCACGTATCATGAAGGCCCGCTCCTGATTCAGGAGCGGGCCTTCTGCCATGTGTACGGCCCTCTCACAGCGGCTTCGCGAAGCAGCGGCTCGCCTCGTGGTGGCGGTAATAGCCGAACTTGACGCAGGGTTCGTAGCCGCTGGAGGTGTACAGCGCTATCGCCTCCGGCTGCTTGGTGCCGGTCTCCAGGACCATGCGCAGTCGGCCCGCCGCGCGGGCGTCGTCCTCCAGGGCCGCCAGGACACGGCGGGCGAGACCGCGGCCGCGCATCTGCTCGATCACGTACATGCGCTTGAGCTCGGCGTCGCCGTCCAGGTTGCCCTCGCCGTTCGCGTCCTGGGCGCGCCAGCCGCCCGTGGCGACGGGGCTGTCCCTCTCGTCGTACGCGATCAGGTACACGCCGTTCGGCGGCTCGAAGTCCGTCGGGGCCAGCTCGGTGGCGTCGCCGCCGTCGCCATAGCGGACGTGGTACTCGGCCTGGACCTGGTCGTTGAGCTTGACGGCGTCGGGGTGGTCGAAGGGGACACGGCGGATCATCATGTCCTCCAGTGTGCCGGTATCGTTCGCGGGTGCTCACTGTGACCTCCGCCAATGTGAACGGACTGCGGGCCGCCGCGAAGAAGGGCTTCGTGGAGTGGCTCGCGGACACCTCCGCCGATGTGCTCTGCCTGCAGGAGGTGCGCGCCGAGCCACAGCAGCTGCCCGAGAGCGTCCGGGCTCCCGAGGGCTGGCACGTGGTGCACGCGCCCGCCGCCGCCAAGGGGCGTGCCGGTGTCTCCCTTTACACCCGCCGCGAGCCCGACCGGGTCCGGATCGGCTTCGGCTCGGCCGAGTTCGACACCAGCGGGCGCTACGTCGAGGCCGACCTGCCCGGCGTCACCGTCGCCTCCCTCTACCTGCCCTCCGGCGAGGTGGGTACCGCGCGGCAGGACGAGAAGGTCCGCTTCATGGACGAGTTCCTCGTGTACCTGAAGAACCTGCGCGAGCGCGCCGCAGCCGACGGCCGCGAGGTCGTCGTCTGCGGCGACTGGAACATCGCCCACCAGCAGGCCGACCTCAAGAACTGGCGCGCCAACCAGAAGAGTTCCGGGTTCCTGCCGGAGGAGCGGGCCTGGCTGAGCCGGGTCCTCGACACCACCGACGGGGGGTACGTCGACGTCGTACGGTCACTGCATCCGGACGTGGTGGGGCCGTACTCGTGGTGGTCGTACCGGGGGCGGGCGTTCGACACGGATGCGGGTTGGAGGATTGATCTCGCGGTTGCGACCCCAGGCCTCGCGGGCAGGGCGGTCAAGGGGTTTGTGGAGCGGGCCGCCAGCCATGATGAGCGGTGGTCGGACCACGCTCCCGTGACGGTCGTCTTCGACATGTGACGTGGGCTGTGGGGGGTAGGGCGGCTACGTTCTGGCCCTGGCGTCGGGCACTGCTGACGAGAGCAGCCAGATCACTCAGGATCACCTGACGCGTCATCCGGAGCCGCGAAGAACTCGACGATGATGCTCACCCAGGCATCATGCCGGACCGTCCACGACCATGATCGGCCGGACAGGTCCTAGTCCCGCTTCCGCAACCGCCGGTCCAGCGCCAGCGAAAGTTCCGCCTCCACCACGCTCCGCGCCAGCGGGCGCAGGCGCTGGAGGTCGTCCTCGCTCGCGTGGCGCAGGACCAGCTCGGCGAACATCTCGGCCAGGTCGTCCACGTGCTCGCGGACGCGTTTGCCTGCCGCCAGGACCTCCCCGAGGGGAATGCCCTCGCGGACCAGTTCGGAGGAGACGTCCAGGAGGCGGCGGCTGATGTGGACGATCTCGTCGCCGTCGGTGCCGAGGTAGCCGAGCTCCATCGCGGCGGCGAGGTTCTCGGGGGTGACCTCGCCCTCGAAGCGGGCGGCGAGTTCCTCCGGGGTGAGGCGGACCGGTTCCTCCTCGGTGGGAGGCGCCACACCCAGGACGTCGGCGACGTCGCGGCCGTGGTCGAGGGCTTCCGCCAGTTCCGCGATGCCGGTGAGCGTGTGGCCGCGTTCCAGGAGTGCGGCGATCGTGCGCAGGCGGGCCAGGTGGTGGTCGTCGTACCAGGCGATACGGCCCTCGCGGCGGGGTGGCGGGATCAGTTTGCGTTCGCGGTAGAAGCGCAGGGTGCGCACTGTGATGCCGGCCAGGCGGGCCAGT
Encoded proteins:
- a CDS encoding GNAT family N-acetyltransferase is translated as MMIRRVPFDHPDAVKLNDQVQAEYHVRYGDGGDATELAPTDFEPPNGVYLIAYDERDSPVATGGWRAQDANGEGNLDGDAELKRMYVIEQMRGRGLARRVLAALEDDARAAGRLRMVLETGTKQPEAIALYTSSGYEPCVKFGYYRHHEASRCFAKPL
- a CDS encoding exodeoxyribonuclease III → MLTVTSANVNGLRAAAKKGFVEWLADTSADVLCLQEVRAEPQQLPESVRAPEGWHVVHAPAAAKGRAGVSLYTRREPDRVRIGFGSAEFDTSGRYVEADLPGVTVASLYLPSGEVGTARQDEKVRFMDEFLVYLKNLRERAAADGREVVVCGDWNIAHQQADLKNWRANQKSSGFLPEERAWLSRVLDTTDGGYVDVVRSLHPDVVGPYSWWSYRGRAFDTDAGWRIDLAVATPGLAGRAVKGFVERAASHDERWSDHAPVTVVFDM
- a CDS encoding MerR family transcriptional regulator; its protein translation is MTDKREYRMEELARLAGITVRTLRFYRERKLIPPPRREGRIAWYDDHHLARLRTIAALLERGHTLTGIAELAEALDHGRDVADVLGVAPPTEEEPVRLTPEELAARFEGEVTPENLAAAMELGYLGTDGDEIVHISRRLLDVSSELVREGIPLGEVLAAGKRVREHVDDLAEMFAELVLRHASEDDLQRLRPLARSVVEAELSLALDRRLRKRD